From Hydractinia symbiolongicarpus strain clone_291-10 chromosome 12, HSymV2.1, whole genome shotgun sequence, one genomic window encodes:
- the LOC130621826 gene encoding TRAF3-interacting protein 1-like isoform X1, whose protein sequence is MDEKIVKKTQDTLGKAIKKPPLTEKLLNKPPFRFLHDVITEVIKNNQTMHGLYSEDEMNSANVTEKDAKVTFLQKAIDCIGFALGETLSVRPSKIVAGHEPEKTNEFLQALGKLCIKKIDTSDSVKKVLSGEKPSGKKKSSRSASKSDDGKSSKEKNREGEVIDEKRSKEKLKERSEKIDDKKEEKKDKERKREKEKDGEHRERSKDRKSDANDGESKERKKDRDGSGRSKEDRPKEERKERKKDRVGSSKDREGSSKDGDKRSKDREGSSKDREKSSRDREKNSKDREGSSKEREGSSKDKEKSSRDQDGEKDGERSKKERKSRGDDKERSSKERSEKDKEKSKERKKDREKKERTSETSLNIDVDNTESANNADDDEQEDDQGSGRSIQRPASAKGQRRPLSDEETPDQDKENEIHRSGSKSSVTDSNQPPTRQQSAVRRPARPSSARPAPPKVKKSEPTEEPQRVTSGKPVAPVIIDTGNGVEDDDEDDTFIVEDDPSLQNLLEVKSSESNSDLINTEEHGSLVRKMLESKKEADARQNNKQEEKPIIFDAARKKEREIAEKEIEKLRGSIQHLVRSAHPLGKIMDYIQEDIDSMQKELNIWKDENKEHEKALKAEQSITESEIEPLQAHLAELELDITEMMDNISTVKSNILRNEEKVEDLVIGISR, encoded by the exons ATGGatgaaaaaatagtgaaaaaaacacaagatACTTTGGGTAAAGCTATAAAGAAACCACCACTTACAGAAAAACTGCTGAACAAACCACCATTCAGATTCCTGCATGATGTCATAACTGAAGTGATAAAGAATAATCAGACCATGCATGGGCTTTATAGCGAGGATGAAATGAACTCTGCAAATGTTACG GAGAAAGACGCAAAAGTAACTTTTCTACAAAAAGCAATAGACTGTATTG GCTTTGCTCTTGGTGAAACTTTGAGTGTCAGACCGTCAAAAATTGTGGCTGGGCACGAGCCAgaaaaaacaaatgaattttTGCAAGCGCTAGGAAAATTATGTATAAAAAag ATTGATACAAGTGATAGCGTAAAGAAAGTATTATCTGGCGAAAAACCATCTGGCAAAAA AAAGAGTTCTCGTTCTGCAAGTAAAAGTGATGATGGAAAAAGtagcaaagaaaaaaatcgAGAAGGTGAAGTGATAGATGAAAAACGCAGCAAGGAAAAGTTAAAAGAGCGAAGCGAAAAGATAGATGACAAAAAGGAGGagaaaaaagataaagaaagaaaacgaGAGAAGGAGAAAGATGGAGAACATAGGGAGCGCAGTAAGGATAGAAAAAGTGACGCAAATGATGGGGaaagtaaagaaagaaaaaaagacagaGACGGGAGTGGAAGGAGTAAAGAGGATAGACCT AAAgaggaaagaaaagaaagaaaaaaagatcgtGTAGGGAGTTCTAAAGACAGAGAGGGAAGCTCAAAAGATGGAGATAAACGTTCTAAGGATCGGGAAGGGAGTTCAAAAGATCGAGAAAAAAGCTCTAGGGATCGGGAGAAAAACTCTAAGGATAGAGAGGGAAGCTCCAAGGAACGGGAAGGAAGTTCAAAAGATAAGGAGAAAAGTTCTCGAGATCAAGATGGGGAGAAAGATGGGGAAAGGagcaagaaagaaagaaagtctCGTGGAGATGATAAGGAAAGGTCGTCCAAAGAAAGATCTGAAAAGGATaaagaaaaaagcaaagaaaggAAGAAGGATagagagaaaaaagaaagaacatCAGAAACGTCTTTG AACATTGATGTTGATAATACTgag AGCGCCAATAATGCTGATGATGATGAG CAAGAAGATGATCAGGGAAGTGGCAGAAGCATTCAAAGGCCAGCTTCAGCTAAAGGTCAAAGAAGGCCATTGTCTG atgagGAAACTCCAGACCAAG ATAAAGAAAATGAGATACATCGGTCTGGATCTAAAAGTTCTGTTACTGATTCCAACCAACCACCTACTCGTCAACAATCAGCGGT TCGTCGTCCTGCTCGTCCCAGCAGTGCCAGACCAGCACCTCCGAAAGTGAAGAAAAGTGAACCTACAGAAGAACCACAAag AGTAACTTCTGGCAAACCAGTTGCACCAGTGATCATTGACACAGGAAATGGAGTGGAAGATGACGATGAAGATGACACTTTTATTGTAGAAGATGATCCATCCTTACAAAATCTGCTCGAAGTT aAATCATCTGAAAGCAATTCTGATCTCATCAATACAGAAGAACACG gcAGCTTAGTTCGCAAAATGTTGGAAAGTAAGAAAGAAGCTGACGCAAGACAGAACAATAAGCAAGAG GAAAAACCTATAATTTTTGATGCAGCtcgtaaaaaagaaagagagatAGCTGAGAAAGAG ATTGAGAAATTACGTGGTAGCATTCAACATCTTGTGAGGAGTGCACACCCGTTGGGTAAAATAATGGACTATATACAG GAAGACATTGATAGCATGCAGAAAGAACTGAACATATGGAAAGATGAAAATAAGGAACACGAAAAAGCTCTCAAAGCAGAACAAAG TATAACTGAAAGTGAGATCGAACCACTACAAGCGCACCTGGCAGAATTAGAACTAGATATTACAGAAATG ATGGACAACATAAGCACAGTAAAGTCAAATATATTACGAAATGAAGAAAAAGTAGAAGATTTGGTGATAGGAATATCTAGGTGA
- the LOC130621108 gene encoding collagen alpha-1(I) chain-like — protein sequence MASSTGERLLLICLLGVCVTLVIGQSPEEKLKPGKCPDNAGRDKTECPPPENSGATCLFDIDCAGTKKCCSDGCNLICTDAILPPTPNIVTGPPGDPGDKGEPGPNGNKGESGSDGSEGAKGEKGPNGKQGRKGRRGRPGPPGPPAPTEGGGETPVGPIGDEKGPGPHAGGDTAGSSTDEGGVRPEEGPPGPPGPKGREGPRGPYGERGEPGQSGTKGKTGQKGDVGPPGSAGEPGRDGLNGERGDPGPIGEVGQRGPHGNPGAPGNNGAPGYKGVKGDRGETGIKGAPGELGDKGEAGENGLSGEVGPRGPRGLQGPVGPTGPTGVSGPKGPIGSSGPPGPPGLAGLPGTSGDKGQDGAKGETGAVGPRGERGEQGERGVTGQPGIKGETGQLGRRGKDGKNGPKGSMGPAGPQGSRGSPGQRGLQGLRGPDGSIGPIGGRGEPGDQGNVGPAGQKGQAGDPGPPGKPGTAGGPGRRGKSGRDGPPGPSGPVGDRGAPGIPGSPGTPGNTGAKGQQGDRGAIGKAGEKGTAGGPGEPGEVGSQGDQGPAGPAGKTGRPGKQGVRGTPGKDGRPGTSGQQGARGKDGALGLKGPKGSKGPSGGNGEPGVPGKKGNIGDVGQKGAQGQQGASGSDGASGERGPPGPPGDDGKVGPAGPVGDAGSPGRDGEPGLNGQRGEDGKPGDQGLRGTPGANGQTGLRGSQGLAGERGERGPDGIPGTKGPTGPSGQRGSTGPTGATGNAGAKGPDGSKGTQGTRGPKGQPGDNGKDGPRGPDGLPGLSGPPGETGPKGEGGRPGANGLPGKRGKTGPQGNRGPNGSPGETGPIGQRGGDGAKGERGSRGDKGEAGPDGPPGEQGIGGLIGEIGEEGPTGSPGRTGDAGRQGPPGITGLPGKRGPRGNRGRAGPPGPAGRDGPKGSAGEVGGSGRPGDNGAPGAPGKDGRNGDPGEDGVPGVQGAMGPQGRQGTRGVPGRVGMPGFPGAQGKVGLRGEPGLAGSSGKAGRKGPAGPQGVAGMIGVPGKPGEDGLPGNDGKPGAQGPKGPKGTKGVDGFQGSPGTTGMPGIAGPGGPKGKTGANGVAGTDGQKGANGLQGPKGQLGDRGMKGYKGEPGKSGEKGDKGWRGMPGPSGLPGAVGMQGDVGLDGKKGRLGPIGNDGPRGRAGREGPPGGIGNSGLSGAKGSNGGRGRSGDDGVPGPQGPPGPPGPPGPPGGFGVGGINILPPYGGNTEKGPAYQGYRYYRSSDGKDLKTVTKENEGTVFGYLTKLEELLQGMDRPDGSQQFPAKTCGDLKMCHPDIESGKYFIDPNQGCQSDSFEVNCDFTSTRETCIYPTTSMFEKKKWVSQGKDSWNWFLRDLAMNEEFTYPANTVQLRYMRLNSNSVRQNITYHCRNSHANKDSFGNETPYLKVLSNDELEIHTAGHIKNRLKVLSDECNKKDGKWHKTVFEYTSKITDRLPIADIAVFDVADPNEEFGLELGPICFS from the exons ATGGCCTCTTCCACTGGCGAGCGTTTGTTGCTGATATGTTTACTAGGAGTTTGTGTTACTTTGGTTATTGGTCAAAGTCCAGAAG aaaaattaaaaccagGTAAATGTCCCGATAATGCTGGAAGAGACAAGACAGAGTGTCCTCCTCCAGAAAACTCCGGAGCGACTTGTTTATTTGATATCGATTGTGCaggaacaaaaaaatgttgttcagATGGGTGTAACCTGATCTGTACCGACGCGATTTTACCACCCACACCGAATATTGTTACTGGTCCTCCAGGAGACCCAGGAGATAAAGGAGAACCA GGACCCAATGGAAACAAAGGCGAAAGCGGAAGTGACGGGAGCGAGGGAGCGaag ggAGAAAAAGGGCCAAATGGAAAACAAGGTCGGAAAGGTAGACGTGGAAGACCAGGACCACCAGGACCTCCAGCCCCCACTGAAGGTGGTGGTGAGACACCTGTAGGACCG ATTGGAGATGAAAAAGGTCCTGGACCACACGCTGGCGGAGATACTGCTGGAAGTAGCACTGATGAAGGTGGTGTCCGGCCAGAAGAAGGTCCACCAGGTCCACCGGGTCCAAAAGGCAGAGAAGGACCTAGAGGACCCTATGGAGAACGGGGAGAGCCTGGACAATCTGGGACAAAAGGAAAAACAGGGCAAAAA GGTGATGTAGGACCGCCTGGATCAGCTGGAGAACCCGGAAGAGATGGCCTAAAT GGAGAGAGAGGTGACCCAGGACCAATTGGAGAAGTCGGACAAAGAGGACCTCAC GGAAACCCAGGTGCACCAGGTAATAATGGCGCCCCAGGATACAAAGGAGTAAAGGGTGATCGCGGTGAAACGGGTATAAAAGGAGCTCCTGGTGAACTGGGAGACAAAGGAGAGGCTGGAGAAAATGGATTGAGTGGAGAAGTTGGACCAAGAGGTCCCAGGGGCTTGCAAGGACCAGTTGGTCCAACAGGACCAACTGGCGTTTCTGGACCAAAAGGACCAATAGGGTCAAGCGGACCACCAGGACCACCG GGTCTTGCTGGGCTACCTGGAACATCAGGAGATAAGGGTCAAGATGGTGCAAAGGGAGAAACAGGAGCTGTGGGCCCAAGGGGTGAGCGTGGGGAGCAAGGTGAGAGAGGCGTTACAGGCCAACCAGGAATTAAGGGGGAAACCGGTCAATTAGGTCGACGTGGTAAGGATGGCAAAAATGGTCCAAAAGGAAGCATGGGACCTGCTGGACCACAAGGTTCAAGAGGATCCCCCGGACAAAGGGGTCTTCAAGGTCTTCGTGGACCTGATGGAAGCATTGGTCCTATTGGAGGTCGTGGTGAACCTGGAGATCAAGGAAATGTAGGGCCCGCTGGACAAAAAGGTCAAGCAGGTGATCCAGGACCACCTGGTAAGCCCGGTACAGCTGGTGGACCAGGAAGAAGAGGAAAATCAGGGAGAGATGGTCCACCAGGACCTTCAGGCCCAGTTGGAGATCGAGGTGCACCTGGAATCCCAGGGAGCCCTGGTACACCAGGAAACACTGGAGCTAAAGGACAGCAAGGTGATCGTGGAGCGATTGGCAAAGCCGGTGAAAAAGGAACTGCAGGCGGACCAGGTGAGCCAGGTGAAGTTGGCAGTCAAGGAGATCAGGGACCTGCTGGACCCGCTGGTAAAACTGGAAGACCTGGAAAGCAAGGTGTAAGG GGTACTCCTGGTAAAGATGGTCGACCTGGAACGTCTGGCCAACAAGGTGCTCGTGGTAAGGATGGAGCGCTTGGTTTAAAAGGACCAAAAGGATCTAAAGGTCCGTCAGGAGGGAATGGAGAACCTGGAGTTCCAGGAAAGAAAGGCAATATT GGTGACGTGGGTCAAAAAGGAGCACAAGGTCAACAGGGTGCCTCTGGTTCTGATGGCGCTTCGGGAGAAAGAGGGCCTCCAGGACCCCCAGGTGATGATGGTAAAGTTGGACCAGCTGGTCCCGTAGGAGACGCTGGCTCACCTGGTCGCGATGGAGAGCCTGGCTTAAACGGTCAACGTGGTGAGGATGGCAAACCAGGAGACCAAGGGTTGAGAGGGACTCCTGGAGCAAATGGTCAAACAGGATTACGA GGATCACAAGGTCTGGCAGGTGAACGTGGAGAACGAGGGCCAGATGGTATTCCTGGTACAAAAGGGCCTACTGGCCCTAGTGGACAAAGAGGTTCAACAGGACCTACCGGAGCAACTGGAAATGCAGGTGCCAAGGGTCCAGATGGATCAAAAGGAACTCAA GGGACGCGTGGACCCAAGGGACAACCTGGAGACAATGGAAAAGACGGACCGAGAGGACCAGATGGTTTACCTGGTTTATCAGGTCCACCTGGTGAGACAGGACCAAAAGGGGAAGGAGGACGTCCAGGTGCTAATGGTTTACCAGGAAAAAGAGGAAAAACTGGTCCTCAGGGAAACCGTGGTCCAAATGGCTCTCCAGGAGAAACTGGTCCAATTGGACAACGGGGCGGAGATGGTGCTAAAGGTGAACGTGGATCAAGAGGAGATAAGGGAGAAGCTGGTCCTGATGGACCTCCTGGTGAACAAGGCATTGGTGGACTAATTGGAGAAATAGGAGAAGAAGGACCAACAGGCAGTCCCGGTCGCACTGGCGATGCA GGTAGACAAGGCCCACCTGGTATTACGGGTTTGCCTGGAAAACGTGGGCCACGG GGAAATAGAGGCAGAGCGGGACCACCAGGCCCCGCTGGACGTGACGGACCAAAAGGATCTGCTGGGGAGGTAGGAGGTAGCGGCAGGCCCGGCGATAATGGTGCACCAGGGGCGCCAGGAAAGGATGGTAGAAATGGCGATCCTGGTGAAGATGGTGTACCTGGTGTTCAAGGTGCAATGGGACCACAAGGAAGACAAGGTACTCGTGGAGTACCTGGTCGAGTTGGTATGCCTGGGTTTCCGGGTGCACAAGGTAAAGTCGGACTAAGGGGTGAGCCAGGGTTGGCTGGTTCATCTGGTAAAGCAGGACGTAAAGGACCAGCAGGTCCACAAGGAGTAGCAGGAATGATTGGTGTCCCAGGAAAACCGGGAGAAGAT GGATTACCAGGAAATGATGGAAAACCTGGAGCGCAGGGTCCAAAAGGACCCAAGGGAACAAAAGGTGTAGACGGTTTCCAAGGATCACCTGGAACCACTGGTATGCCTGGTATTGCTGGACCTGGAGGACCAAAAGGAAAGACTGGTGCAAATGGAGTAGCG GGAACTGACGGGCAAAAAGGAGCAAATGGACTTCAAGGACCCAAAGGTCAATTAGGTGATAGGGGGATGAAAGGATATAAAGGAGAACCAGGAAAGAGCGGAGAAAAGGGAGACAAAGGTTGGAGAGGCATGCCGGGTCCATCTGGATTACCTGGTGCAGTTGGAATGCAAGGCGATGTTGGGCTTGATGGGAAAAAAGGGCGACTTGGACCAATT gGTAACGATGGGCCACGAGGAAGAGCTGGACGCGAAGGCCCACCAGGAGGTATTGGCAATTCTGGATTATCTGGTGCAAAAGGGTCTAATGGAGGTAGAGGAAGAAGTGGAGACGATGGTGTTCCAGGACCTCAAGGTCCCCCCGGACCCCCCGGACCTCCTGGACCACCTGGTGGTTTTGGTGTCGGTGGCATTAATATTTTACCGCCGTATGGTGGAAATACAGAAAAAGGACCAGCCTATCAAGGATACAG ATATTACAGAAGTAGTGATGGAAAAGACTTAAAAACTGTTACAAAAGAAAACGAAGGAACGGTATTCGGGTATTTGACAAAACTAGAAGAACTCTTACAGGGAATGGATAGACCAGATGGAAGTCAACAGTTCCCTGCAAAGACTTGTGGCGATCTGAAAATGTGTCATCCTGACATTGAAAGTG GTAAATATTTCATTGATCCAAATCAAGGATGTCAGAGCGATTCTTTCGAAGTCAATTGTGACTTTACTTCTACTCGCGAAACCTGTATCTATCCGACTACCAGTATGTTTGAGAAGAAAAAATGGGTATCACAAGGAAAAGATTCGTGGAATTGGTTCTTACGTGACCTTGCAATGAACGAAGAG ttcacATATCCAGCCAATACAGTTCAACTTCGATACATGCGATTGAACAGTAACTCGGTGCGCCAAAATATTACCTATCATTGTCGCAACTCACATGCTAACAAAGATTCTTTCGGAAATGAAACACCATACCTAAAGGTGCTTTCCAACGACGAACTGGAGATCCACACTGCTGGTCATATAAAGAATCGTCTGAAGGTATTATCAGATGAATGCAACAAAAAAGATGGGAAATGGCATAAGACAGTGTTCGAATACACGAGCAAAATCACCGATAGATTGCCGATAGCAGATATCGCCGTATTCGATGTCGCTGATCCGAACGAAGAATTTGGATTGGAATTAGGACCAATTTGTTTTTCATAA
- the LOC130621826 gene encoding TRAF3-interacting protein 1-like isoform X2: MDEKIVKKTQDTLGKAIKKPPLTEKLLNKPPFRFLHDVITEVIKNNQTMHGLYSEDEMNSANVTEKDAKVTFLQKAIDCIGFALGETLSVRPSKIVAGHEPEKTNEFLQALGKLCIKKIDTSDSVKKVLSGEKPSGKKKSSRSASKSDDGKSSKEKNREGEVIDEKRSKEKLKERSEKIDDKKEEKKDKERKREKEKDGEHRERSKDRKSDANDGESKERKKDRDGSGRSKEDRPKEERKERKKDRVGSSKDREGSSKDGDKRSKDREGSSKDREKSSRDREKNSKDREGSSKEREGSSKDKEKSSRDQDGEKDGERSKKERKSRGDDKERSSKERSEKDKEKSKERKKDREKKERTSETSLSANNADDDEQEDDQGSGRSIQRPASAKGQRRPLSDEETPDQDKENEIHRSGSKSSVTDSNQPPTRQQSAVRRPARPSSARPAPPKVKKSEPTEEPQRVTSGKPVAPVIIDTGNGVEDDDEDDTFIVEDDPSLQNLLEVKSSESNSDLINTEEHGSLVRKMLESKKEADARQNNKQEEKPIIFDAARKKEREIAEKEIEKLRGSIQHLVRSAHPLGKIMDYIQEDIDSMQKELNIWKDENKEHEKALKAEQSITESEIEPLQAHLAELELDITEMMDNISTVKSNILRNEEKVEDLVIGISR, encoded by the exons ATGGatgaaaaaatagtgaaaaaaacacaagatACTTTGGGTAAAGCTATAAAGAAACCACCACTTACAGAAAAACTGCTGAACAAACCACCATTCAGATTCCTGCATGATGTCATAACTGAAGTGATAAAGAATAATCAGACCATGCATGGGCTTTATAGCGAGGATGAAATGAACTCTGCAAATGTTACG GAGAAAGACGCAAAAGTAACTTTTCTACAAAAAGCAATAGACTGTATTG GCTTTGCTCTTGGTGAAACTTTGAGTGTCAGACCGTCAAAAATTGTGGCTGGGCACGAGCCAgaaaaaacaaatgaattttTGCAAGCGCTAGGAAAATTATGTATAAAAAag ATTGATACAAGTGATAGCGTAAAGAAAGTATTATCTGGCGAAAAACCATCTGGCAAAAA AAAGAGTTCTCGTTCTGCAAGTAAAAGTGATGATGGAAAAAGtagcaaagaaaaaaatcgAGAAGGTGAAGTGATAGATGAAAAACGCAGCAAGGAAAAGTTAAAAGAGCGAAGCGAAAAGATAGATGACAAAAAGGAGGagaaaaaagataaagaaagaaaacgaGAGAAGGAGAAAGATGGAGAACATAGGGAGCGCAGTAAGGATAGAAAAAGTGACGCAAATGATGGGGaaagtaaagaaagaaaaaaagacagaGACGGGAGTGGAAGGAGTAAAGAGGATAGACCT AAAgaggaaagaaaagaaagaaaaaaagatcgtGTAGGGAGTTCTAAAGACAGAGAGGGAAGCTCAAAAGATGGAGATAAACGTTCTAAGGATCGGGAAGGGAGTTCAAAAGATCGAGAAAAAAGCTCTAGGGATCGGGAGAAAAACTCTAAGGATAGAGAGGGAAGCTCCAAGGAACGGGAAGGAAGTTCAAAAGATAAGGAGAAAAGTTCTCGAGATCAAGATGGGGAGAAAGATGGGGAAAGGagcaagaaagaaagaaagtctCGTGGAGATGATAAGGAAAGGTCGTCCAAAGAAAGATCTGAAAAGGATaaagaaaaaagcaaagaaaggAAGAAGGATagagagaaaaaagaaagaacatCAGAAACGTCTTTG AGCGCCAATAATGCTGATGATGATGAG CAAGAAGATGATCAGGGAAGTGGCAGAAGCATTCAAAGGCCAGCTTCAGCTAAAGGTCAAAGAAGGCCATTGTCTG atgagGAAACTCCAGACCAAG ATAAAGAAAATGAGATACATCGGTCTGGATCTAAAAGTTCTGTTACTGATTCCAACCAACCACCTACTCGTCAACAATCAGCGGT TCGTCGTCCTGCTCGTCCCAGCAGTGCCAGACCAGCACCTCCGAAAGTGAAGAAAAGTGAACCTACAGAAGAACCACAAag AGTAACTTCTGGCAAACCAGTTGCACCAGTGATCATTGACACAGGAAATGGAGTGGAAGATGACGATGAAGATGACACTTTTATTGTAGAAGATGATCCATCCTTACAAAATCTGCTCGAAGTT aAATCATCTGAAAGCAATTCTGATCTCATCAATACAGAAGAACACG gcAGCTTAGTTCGCAAAATGTTGGAAAGTAAGAAAGAAGCTGACGCAAGACAGAACAATAAGCAAGAG GAAAAACCTATAATTTTTGATGCAGCtcgtaaaaaagaaagagagatAGCTGAGAAAGAG ATTGAGAAATTACGTGGTAGCATTCAACATCTTGTGAGGAGTGCACACCCGTTGGGTAAAATAATGGACTATATACAG GAAGACATTGATAGCATGCAGAAAGAACTGAACATATGGAAAGATGAAAATAAGGAACACGAAAAAGCTCTCAAAGCAGAACAAAG TATAACTGAAAGTGAGATCGAACCACTACAAGCGCACCTGGCAGAATTAGAACTAGATATTACAGAAATG ATGGACAACATAAGCACAGTAAAGTCAAATATATTACGAAATGAAGAAAAAGTAGAAGATTTGGTGATAGGAATATCTAGGTGA